In the Peromyscus maniculatus bairdii isolate BWxNUB_F1_BW_parent chromosome 20, HU_Pman_BW_mat_3.1, whole genome shotgun sequence genome, one interval contains:
- the LOC102925177 gene encoding gametocyte-specific factor 1-like — translation MELEAIELCPYDPNHRIPASRLQYHLASCKKKNPKIAKKMANCKYNACHVVPIKRLKEHEANCVNRTAIDDEPLNLLKITCPSFEGNENSNAGNQITDPDVWNVDHMHHSPSFVLETFAPKMLVCESDSRDLQEAVADKHPNSYKSWGRGQKN, via the exons ATGGAGTTAGAAGCCATAGAACTCTGTCCTTATGACCCAAACCACAGGATACCAGCCAGCAGGTTACAATACCATCTGGCATCATGCAAAAAG AAAAATCCAAAGATAGCTAAAAAGATGGCTAACTGCAAATATAATGCTTGTCATGTGGTCCCAATCAAAAGGCTCAAGGAACATGAGGCCAACTGTGTCAACAGAACTGCAATTGATGATG AGCCACTTAATCTTCTAAAGATTACTTGCCCAAGTtttgaaggaaatgaaaactcCAATGCTGGCAATCAGATTACTGACCCCGATGTCTGGAATGTGG ATCATATGCATCATTCTCCTTCATTTGTTCTTGAGACTTTTGCTCCAAAAATGCTGGTTTGTGAAAG TGACTCAAGGGACCTACAAGAGGCTGTGGCTGATAAACATCCTAACAGCTACAAGTCCTGGGGAAGAG GTCAGAAAAACTGA